The following proteins are co-located in the Malus sylvestris chromosome 13, drMalSylv7.2, whole genome shotgun sequence genome:
- the LOC126595546 gene encoding uncharacterized protein LOC126595546, with protein MLRRSNRAISLSLSRTDEAMIRVPRDNAKRGGGGRGRGRANCLARSESGRGKNPAQPAELRDEKKETKAVESSMSKLQLDDDTPTSKKKRYRESKKCHSQNEHCAVCLVDGHHQHLCPYRESVPLGVTKVGEGYILMCRTCGFVGNVCLHGRSYARPYRRCYGRLKHGYPIHEEVEQIRASQREMAEMSRARVERGEPSLLDDTSSDSSSDTSSDSSSDSSSEI; from the exons atgttaaggagatcaaa TCGTGCAATCTCTCTGAGTCTCTCTCGCACAGACGAAGCCATGATTCGGGTACCCAGAGACAACGCCAAGCGTGGAGGCGGAGGCAGAGGCAGAGGCAGGGCCAATTGTCTCGCGCGATCAGAATCCGGGCGGGGGAAGAATCCAGCCCAGCCAGCGGAGCTCCGAG AtgagaagaaagaaacaaaagctGTCGAAAGCTCTATGAGTAAACTCCAACTTGATGATGATACTCCTACTTCAAAGAAGAAACGTTACCGCGAGTCTAAGAAATGCCATTCTCAGAATGAGCATTGTGCAGTTTGCCTTGTGGACGGCCACCACCAACATCTGTGTCCCTACCGGGAAAGTGTCCCGTTGGGTGTAACTAAAGTTGGAGAGGGCTATATACTAATGTGTAGGACTTGTGGTTTTGTGGGTAACGTCTGCCTTCATGGCCGCTCTTATGCTCGTCCCTATAGGCGGTGTTATGGGCGTCTGAAACATGGGTACCCAATCCACGAGGAAGTGGAGCAAATCAGGGCAAGCCAGAGAGAAATGGCTGAAATGTCCAGGGCACGAGTGGAGAGAGGTGAACCATCCTTATTGGATGATACCTCTTCCGATTCCTCTTCTGATACCTCTTCCGATTCCTCTTCTGATTCCTCTTCTGAGATATAA
- the LOC126595545 gene encoding uncharacterized protein LOC126595545, whose amino-acid sequence MGRGQTQKKAGEVVAVAIDNEKGSKHALKWTIDSLVTRGQALTLLQVRQITAIPTQTTKEVEKAQAKELFQPFRCFCTKKLLKCNEVMIEDKNIAKALVNYVVNNSIDILVLGAPSRSGLLSHQLRMHHNYINLVTDSKQRTFQTVSKEAPSFCTMYVVGEGKISYMRAVTTSLSQKAYLPNQKRHQANKASDTNDTQFSHNQQCRAWERTQYPPQSQQ is encoded by the exons ATGGGAAGAGGTCAAACACAAAAGAAGGCGGGGGAGGTGGTGGCTGTAGCAATAGACAATGAGAAGGGCAGCAAACATGCTCTCAAATGGACTATTGATAGTCTTGTCACCAGAGGTCAAGCTCTCACGCTGCTCCAAGTTAGACAAATAACCGCAATTCCCACGCAAA CCACAAAGGAGGTTGAAAAGGCTCAAGCCAAAGAGTTGTTTCAACCATTCCGCTGCTTTTGCACGAAAAAACTT CTAAAATGCAATGAAGTCATGATCGAGGATAAAAACATAGCAAAAGCACTGGTAAACTATGTTGTCAATAATTCAATCGACATTTTGGTACTTGGTGCGCCGTCGAGAAGCGGCCTTCTCAG CCATCAATTACGCATGCATCATAATTATATCAATCTCGTCACAGATTCAAAACAACGGACGTTCCAAACAGTCTCAAAAGAGGCACCGAGTTTCTGCACTATGTATGTCGTTGGCGAGGGAAAGATATCATATATGCGAGCTGTTACCACTTCACTGTCCCAGAAAGCTTACTTGCCTAATCAAAAACGGCACCAAGCAAACAAAGCTTCTGACACAAATGATACGCAATTCAGCCACAACCAGCAATGCAGAG CATGGGAGAGGACGCAGTATCCACCACAAAGCCAGCAATAA